From a region of the Globicephala melas chromosome 19, mGloMel1.2, whole genome shotgun sequence genome:
- the EXOSC6 gene encoding exosome complex component MTR3, whose protein sequence is MPGDNRRIRGPEESQPPQLYATDEDEVPAARDPTRLRPVYARAGLLSQAKGSAYLEAGGTKVLCAVSGPRQVEGGERGGGPAGAGGETPAALRGRLLCDFRRAPFSGRRRRAPPGGSEERELALALQEALEPAVRLGRYPRAQLEVSALLLEDGGSALAAALTAAAIALADAGIEMYDLVVGCGLSRAPGPEPTWLLDPTLLEEERAAAGLTVALMPVLNQVAGLLGSGEGGPTESWAEAVRLGLEGCQRLYPVLQQCLVRAARRRGAATPP, encoded by the coding sequence ATGCCCGGGGACAACCGCCGCATCCGCGGGCCCGAGGAGTCGCAGCCGCCGCAGTTGTACGCGACCGACGAGGACGAGGTGCCGGCCGCTCGCGACCCGACGCGGCTCCGGCCTGTGTACGCGCGCGCCGGGCTGTTGAGCCAGGCCAAGGGCTCGGCCTACCTGGAGGCGGGAGGCACCAAGGTGCTGTGCGCAGTGTCCGGCCCACGCCAGGTAGAGGGCGGTGAGCGCGGTGGCGGCCCGGCCGGAGCGGGCGGCGAGACCCCGGCCGCGCTGCGGGGCCGCCTGCTCTGCGACTTCCGCCGCGCGCCCTTCTCGGGCCGCCGGCGCCGCGCTCCCCCGGGTGGCAGCGAGGAGCGTGAGCTGGCGCTGGCGCTGCAGGAGGCGCTCGAGCCGGCCGTGCGCCTGGGCCGCTACCCGCGCGCGCAGCTCGAGGTGTCGGCGCTGCTTCTCGAGGACGGCGGCTCGGCGCTGGCCGCCGCGCTCACGGCTGCCGCGATCGCCCTGGCCGACGCGGGCATCGAGATGTACGACCTGGTGGTGGGCTGCGGCTTAAGCCGCGCGCCGGGGCCCGAGCCCACCTGGCTGCTGGACCCCACGCTGCTAGAGGAGGAACGCGCCGCCGCCGGCCTCACCGTGGCGCTTATGCCGGTGCTCAACCAGGTGGCCGGGCTGCTGGGCAGCGGGGAGGGCGGCCCGACCGAGAGCTGGGCGGAGGCCGTGCGCCTGGGTCTCGAGGGCTGCCAGCGCCTCTACCCCGTTTTGCAGCAGTGCTTAGTACGGGCCGCCCGCCGGAGGGGCGCCGCCACGCCGCCCTGA